A DNA window from Micromonospora inyonensis contains the following coding sequences:
- a CDS encoding GNAT family N-acetyltransferase encodes MTVTIRRFRPEDTTDVAAVLRVAAPYWVFSAAALRWQAANGAPAARHRMLLAEVGGEVVGVARTGLLHESAEPGLGYANLNVLPQRRGGGVGSALLAAAEERLRAIGARVAYAKVTDDPAAVGFAERHGYRRGRATTHLRLDLTTGALPAPPARPGVRIASAATLAGDPRPLYEADLDASRDEPGDVGMDAAGYADWRTAYWDRPDLDRTLTTVAICGGVVAAFTFALTDGSNRFQSGMTGTRRAYRGRGLAGAVKRAALRRAAEAGLATALTSNDAGNEAMLAINRRLGYVPVAAEWRYRRTLFR; translated from the coding sequence TCAGCGCGGCGGCGCTGCGCTGGCAGGCGGCCAACGGGGCGCCGGCGGCGCGGCACCGGATGCTGCTCGCCGAGGTCGGCGGCGAGGTGGTCGGGGTCGCCCGGACCGGACTGCTGCACGAGAGCGCCGAGCCGGGACTGGGTTACGCCAACCTGAACGTGCTGCCGCAGCGGCGGGGCGGGGGAGTGGGCTCGGCCCTGCTCGCCGCCGCCGAGGAACGACTGCGGGCGATCGGCGCGCGGGTGGCGTACGCCAAGGTGACCGACGACCCGGCGGCGGTGGGCTTCGCCGAGCGGCACGGCTACCGGCGCGGGCGGGCCACCACCCACCTGCGGCTGGACCTGACCACCGGGGCGCTGCCCGCACCGCCGGCCCGGCCCGGGGTACGGATTGCCAGCGCGGCCACGCTGGCCGGGGACCCACGTCCGTTGTACGAGGCCGACCTGGACGCCTCCCGGGACGAGCCGGGTGACGTGGGCATGGACGCGGCCGGCTATGCCGACTGGCGGACCGCCTACTGGGACCGTCCGGACCTGGACCGGACACTGACGACGGTGGCGATCTGCGGCGGGGTGGTGGCGGCGTTCACCTTTGCGCTGACTGATGGCTCAAACCGCTTCCAGTCGGGGATGACCGGGACACGGCGGGCGTACCGGGGGCGCGGGCTGGCCGGCGCGGTGAAGCGCGCCGCCCTGCGCCGCGCTGCCGAGGCGGGCCTTGCGACCGCTCTGACCAGCAACGATGCGGGAAACGAGGCGATGCTGGCGATCAATCGCCGGCTCGGGTACGTCCCCGTGGCCGCCGAGTGGCGGTACCGGCGGACGCTGTTCCGCTGA